A genomic window from Prunus persica cultivar Lovell chromosome G2, Prunus_persica_NCBIv2, whole genome shotgun sequence includes:
- the LOC18787073 gene encoding putative transcription elongation factor SPT5 homolog 1, with protein sequence MARHRDEDDYEPDQVLDGDEEEEHEEEQGGQISRQKRRRSDFRDDDEAYGGGVSRKRRNKRPIGSKFFDIEAEVDNDEEEEEEDEGEDDFIVDTGADLPEEEHDGRRMHRHRPLRPQEDEQEEDVEALERRIQARYARSSPSRAEYDEEETTDLVVNQQALLPCVRDPKLWMVKCAIGREREAVVCLMQKYIDKPKLNIKSAVALDHLKSFIYIEADNEAHVREACKGLRNILALHKVNRVPIGEMTDVLSVESKAIDVSRGTWVRMKMGTYKGDLAKVVGVDDVRQRVRVKLIPRIDLQAIANKLEGRQVVKKKAFVPPPRFMNIDEAKQLHIRVERRRDPVTGDYFESIDGMLFKDGFLYKAVSMKSISSQNIRPTLDELEKFRKPGENGARLSTLFSNRKKGPFVKGDTVIVVKGDLKNLKGWVEKVEGEIVHIRPEIKQLPKTLALNEKELCKYFEPGNHVKVVSGTLEGATGMVVKVEQHVLIILSDITKEHIPVFADDVVESSEVTSASCYSDAGASTRLSKSTWAR encoded by the coding sequence ATGGCTCGTCACAGAGATGAAGATGACTACGAACCAGACCAAGTTCTAGATggggatgaagaagaggaacatGAGGAGGAGCAGGGAGGACAAATATCCAGACAGAAGCGGAGGAGATCGGATTTCAGAGACGATGATGAGGCTTATGGTGGTGGTGTGAGTCGTAAACGGAGGAATAAGAGGCCTATTGGGTCAAAGTTTTTTGATATCGAGGCCGAGGTCGATAacgatgaggaggaggaagaggaagatgagggCGAGGACGACTTCATTGTTGATACTGGAGCTGATCTCCCTGAAGAAGAACATGATGGTAGAAGGATGCATCGTCATCGTCCATTGCGGCCGCAAGAAGAtgagcaagaagaagatgttGAAGCGCTTGAGAGAAGAATTCAAGCGCGGTATGCAAGGTCATCACCTAGTCGTGCAGAATACGACGAGGAGGAGACAACTGATTTGGTGGTGAATCAGCAAGCTCTTTTACCTTGTGTTAGGGACCCAAAGTTGTGGATGGTGAAATGCGCGATCGGTCGTGAGCGAGAGGCAGTTGTTTGCTTAATGCAAAAGTATATTGATAAACCTAAACTGAACATCAAGTCTGCTGTTGCCCTAGACCACCTCAAAAGCTTTATATACATTGAAGCCGACAACGAAGCCCATGTGAGGGAGGCTTGCAAAGGTCTGCGCAATATACTTGCCCTACATAAGGTAAACCGTGTTCCGATCGGAGAAATGACTGACGTTCTTTCGGTTGAAAGCAAGGCAATTGATGTTTCTAGGGGCACATGGGTCAGAATGAAGATGGGGACCTATAAAGGAGACCTTGCCAAGGTTGTCGGTGTCGATGATGTGCGGCAGAGAGTCAGGGTAAAATTAATTCCAAGGATTGATTTACAAGCTATTGCAAATAAACTGGAGGGCAGACAAGTTGTGAAAAAGAAGGCATTTGTTCCTCCTCCACGCTTTATGAATATTGATGAAGCAAAACAACTGCATATTCGTGTAGAGCGTAGACGAGATCCGGTGACTGGTGATTACTTTGAGAGTATTGATGGCATGCTGTTTAAAGATGGTTTCCTGTACAAGGCAGTATCGATGAAATCAATTAGCTCTCAAAACATACGTCCCACTTTGGatgaacttgaaaaattcCGGAAACCCGGGGAGAATGGTGCCCGTTTGTCAACTTTATTTTCAAACAGAAAGAAGGGACCCTTTGTGAAGGGTGATACAGTTATTGTTGTCAAGGGAGatcttaaaaatttgaaaggatGGGTTGAGAAAGTTGAGGGAGAGATTGTTCATATCAGGCCCGAAATTAAACAACTTCCAAAAACTCTTGCCTTAAACGAAAAAGAGCTTTGCAAATACTTCGAACCTGGGAATCATGTGAAAGTTGTATCTGGTACTCTGGAAGGTGCAACTGGTATGGTTGTTAAGGTTGAGCAGCATGTGCTCATCATTTTATCCGATATAACCAAGGAACATATCCCTGTGTTTGCTGATGATGTT
- the LOC18785245 gene encoding cysteine proteinase inhibitor 6, producing MAAVGTVRESQGSENSVETESLARFAVEEYNKKENALLEFVRVVNEKVQVVSGTLHYLTIEVTDAGKKKLFEAKVWVKPWANFKEVQEFKPVADS from the exons ATGGCAGCAGTTGGCACAGTACGCGAATCTCAAGGTTCCGAGAACAGCGTCGAAACCGAAAGCCTGGCTCGTTTCGCCGTCGAAGAATACAACAAGAAAGAG AATGCTCTGCTTGAGTTTGTGAGGGTGGTGAATGAGAAGGTGCAGGTGGTTTCGGGCACTCTGCACTATCTGACGATTGAGGTCACCGACGCGGGGAAGAAGAAGCTCTTTGAAGCCAAGGTCTGGGTGAAGCCTTGGGCCAACTTCAAGGAAGTGCAGGAGTTCAAGCCTGTTGCTGACTCTTAG
- the LOC18787035 gene encoding uncharacterized protein LOC18787035, with product MIRCSRCREKLSISSEMTISFFILLFMVGFKVNTGACQNECSELRCGDIPIKFPFRLKDKQPDHCGYPGFDLSCNGSNNMVLELPISVKFIVTDINYKSQVIQVVDPDGCVPRQLHKLNLSASAFQFKDEGNYYTLFNCSPADRNLLTKPPIFYYQIPCLSETSHQMLAIFSDSSIDEAPISSCTKLYNLPSVPYGILFESEHVSLEWFKPACKQCEKKGRKCRLKNNNHTESETECFKVDKQGASTKLVVIDRGSWPNIQSVGVILGSFSFVVALVSLHRLYTSDRQQTMIEEFLENYRALKPTRYSYADIKRITNTFRDKLGQGTFGTVYKGKLSNEIFVAVKILNNSKGNGEEFINEVGTLGRIHYVNVVRLVGYCADGFRRALVYEFAPNGSLQNFITSADSNNHFLGWEKLQYIALSVAKGIEYLHNGCDQRILHFDIKPHNVLLDENFNPKISDFGLSKLCANDQSAVSLTTARGTMGYIAPEVFSRNFGNVSYKSDVYSFGMLLLEMVGGRKNVHVTEANSSQVYFPEWIYNLLDQGEDIRIHVEQEIDAKIAKKLAIVGLWCIQWYPVDRPSMKAVVQMLEGEDNVRMPPNPFSSTASTRDNVTMPAKRPRQELPVIFELDCPHITSNTQRLEALSLSMAAGRVASPSQLFIALLLVLSLCCLSCNAKQCEPSWCGKHNISHPFRLKHDPEKCGDSRYELSCEKNNLTVLYLYSGKYYVQAINYNNYTIRVVDANLHKGNCSSIPHYSLSSYNFSYEDPYRISQRRGKGSWWHKDDVKLSKPIIFLTCETPVNSPLYVDTAPCIDAMSSSNSNGHSYVSVGRLNASDLREFCHVELMVMISSQLTKNNSYIDIHNEMIYGFELSWLQWGCYIDSDTNKVNCFRARYFRFMYYLYDFRVYLWLLGPAIGALGARATLGAPCLIAFLIYKFKRRHLSMYGNIEEFLQSHNNLMPIRYSYSNIRKMTKGFKDKLGEGGYGSVYKGKLRSGRLVAIKMLGKSKTNGQDFINEVATIGRIHHVNVVQLIGYCVEGSKRALIYEFMSNGSLDKHIFLKEGPSSLNYKKSFEISLGVARGIDYLHRGCEMQIFHFDIKPHNILLNETFVPKVSDFGLARLCPLDESSLTLTTARGTIGYIAPELFYKNIGGVSNKADIYSFGMLLMEIAGKRKNLNAVAAHSSQIYFPSWVYDQFSEGKDIEIEDSTEEEMKITKKMLIVALWCIQMKPSERPTSMSKVVQMLEGETEALQMPPKPFMYPQDKPVVDDEDNSETTWPSSTQSNEDSKDSISLIQNADN from the exons ATGATTAGATGTTCAAGGTGCAGAGAAAAGCTGAGTATTTCGTCAGAGATGacaatttctttcttcatcctGTTGTTCATGGTAGGCTTCAAAGTTAATACTGGAGCATGCCAAAATGAGTGCTCAGAATTACGCTGTGGAGACATACCTATCAAATTCCCTTTTCGACTCAAAGACAAGCAGCCTGATCACTGTGGCTACCCCGGATTTGATTTATCCTGCAATGGAAGCAACAATATGGTGCTTGAGCTGCCAATTTCAGTGAAGTTCATCGTCACTGATATCAACTACAAATCTCAGGTAATTCAAGTGGTTGATCCAGATGGTTGTGTTCCCAGGCAGCTTCATAAACTTAATCTGTCTGCCTCTGCCTTCCAATTCAAAGACGAAGGGAACTACTATACTTTATTCAATTGTTCACCAGCAGATAGAAATTTATTGACGAAGCCACCAATTTTTTACTATCAAATTCCCTGCCTTAGTGAGACTAGCCACCAAATGTTGGCTATATTTTCAGATTCTTCCATTGACGAAGCTCCCATTTCTTCTTGTACCAAACTGTATAACCTTCCAAGTGTTCCATATGGTATATTATTCGAGTCAGAGCATGTTAGTTTGGAATGGTTCAAACCAGCATGTAAACAATGTGAGAAGAAAGGTAGAAAATGTAGACTGAAGAACAACAATCACACTGAATCAGAAACGGAGTGCTTCAAAGTGGACAAACAAG GTGCCTCAACAAAGCTAGTGGTTATAG ATAGAGGTTCGTGGCCGAATATACAATCTGTAGGTGTGATCCTGGgttcattttcatttgtggTTGCCCTTGTTTCTCTCCATCGGCTGTACACTTCTGACAGACAACAAACCATGATTGAAGAATTTTTGGAAAATTACAGAGCTCTCAAGCCCACAAGGTACTCTTATGCTGATATAAAGAGGATCACCAATACGTTTAGAGACAAGCTGGGACAGGGGACCTTTGGAACAGTGTACAAAGGAAAGCTTTCCAATGAGATCTTTGTTGCTGTAAAGATCCTCAACAATTCCAAAGGAAATGGGGAAGAGTTTATCAATGAAGTGGGAACATTGGGTCGAATCCACTACGTCAACGTGGTTCGATTGGTTGGCTATTGTGCTGATGGATTTAGACGAGCTTTGGTTTATGAATTTGCACCAAACGGTTCACTGCAGAATTTTATAACATCAGCAGACAGCAACAACCATTTCCTTGGTTGGGAGAAGCTGCAATATATTGCTCTCAGCGTAGCCAAAGGAATTGAGTACCTTCACAACGGATGTGACCAACGAATCCTTCATTTTGATATCAAACCTCACAATGTTCTTTTGGATGAAAACTTCAATCCAAAAATCTCTGATTTTGGTCTTTCCAAGTTGTGCGCCAACGATCAAAGTGCAGTTTCCTTAACAACTGCTAGGGGCACCATGGGTTACATCGCACCTGAAGTCTTCTCTAGGAACTTTGGTAACGTGTCCTACAAGTCAGATGTGTACAGTTTTGGAATGTTGTTACTTGAAATGGTTGGAGGCAGGAAAAATGTTCACGTCACAGAGGCAAACAGCAGCCAAGTTTACTTCCCCGAATGGATCTATAATCTTCTAGATCAAGGAGAAGACATCCGCATCCACGTTGAGCAAGAGATTGATGCTAAAATCGCAAAGAAACTCGCAATTGTGGGGCTATGGTGCATCCAGTGGTACCCGGTAGATCGTCCTTCCATGAAAGCTGTAGTTCAAATGTTGGAAGGAGAAGACAATGTAAGAATGCCTCCTAATCCTTTCTCATCGACTGCTTCAACAAGAGACAATGTTACAATGCCTGCAAAACGCCCCCGCCAAGAGTTACCTGTAATATTCGAATTAGATTG TCCACATATCACAAGCAATACTCAACGTTtggaagctctctctctctccatggcTGCAGGAAGAGTAGCTTCTCCATCACAATTATTCATAGCCCTCCTCTTAGTTCTTAGCTTATGCTGTTTGAGTTGCAATGCTAAACAGTGTGAACCTTCATGGTGCGGCAAACATAACATAAGCCACCCCTTCCGACTAAAACATGATCCAGAGAAGTGCGGTGACTCAAGGTATGAGCTGTCTTGTGAGAAGAACAACCTTACAGTATTATACTTGTATTCTGGAAAATACTATGTGCAGGCAATCAATTATAATAACTACACCATCCGAGTTGTGGATGCCAATCTTCACAAGGGTAACTGCTCTTCAATTCCTCATTATTCCTTGTCTAGTTATAACTTCAGTTACGAGGATCCGTATAGGATTTCTCAACGTAGAGGTAAGGGGTCATGGTGGCACAAAGATGATGTGAAACTGTCAAAGCCTATAATATTTCTGACCTGTGAAACCCCGGTGAATTCGCCTCTCTATGTGGATACTGCTCCTTGCATTGATGCAATGAGTAGTTCCAATTCTAATGGGCATTCATATGTTAGTGTTGGACGATTAAATGCGTCAGACTTGAGGGAGTTTTGTCACGTAGAGCTTATGGTTATGATATCGTCGCAGCTTACAAAGAACAATTCCTACATAGACATCCACAATGAGATGATCTATGGCTTTGAACTTTCATGGCTGCAGTGGGGTTGCTACATCGACAGTGATACCAACAAAGTTAATTGCTTTCGTGCGCGTTATTTTC GCTTCATGTATTATCTTTACG ATTTCCGTGTCTACCTTTGGTTGCTTG GACCAGCAATTGGAGCACTTGGAGCAAGGGCTACACTTGGGGCTCCGTGTCTGATTgcgtttttaatttataaattcaaGAGGCGGCACTTATCAATGTATGGCAATATTGAAGAATTCTTACAAAGTCACAACAACCTCATGCCAATAAGGTACTCCTACTCAAATATCAGGAAAATGACCAAAGGATTTAAGGACAAATTGGGTGAAGGAGGTTATGGTTCTGTATACAAAGGGAAGCTCCGAAGTGGCCGCCTTGTAGCAATTAAGATGCTGGGTAAGTCCAAAACAAATGGGCAAGATTTTATCAATGAAGTTGCTACCATTGGAAGGATTCATCATGTAAATGTGGTGCAACTAATTGGCTATTGTGTTGAGGGATCAAAGCGTGCTCTTATATACGAGTTCATGTCAAATGGATCTCTTGATAAACACATATTTCTTAAAGAAGGACCCTCATCCTTAAATTACAAGAAATCATTTGAAATTTCGCTTGGTGTTGCTCGTGGTATTGACTATCTTCATCGAGGATGTGAGATgcaaatttttcattttgatatcAAGCCTCACAACATTCTTCTTAATGAGACTTTTGTTCCAAAGGTTTCTGACTTTGGGCTTGCAAGATTATGTCCATTAGATGAGAGCAGTTTAACTTTAACTACGGCAAGAGGAACCATCGGATACATAGCTCCAGAGttgttttacaaaaatataggAGGAGTGTCAAACAAAGCTGACATCTACAGTTTCGGAATGCTGTTGATGGAAAtagcaggaaaaagaaagaatctaAATGCAGTTGCAGCTCATTCAAGCCAAATATACTTTCCTTCATGGGTTTATGACCAATTCAGTGAAGGAAAGGACATAGAGATAGAAGATTCCACTGAGGaggaaatgaaaataacaaagaagaTGCTTATAGTGGCATTATGGTGTATACAAATGAAGCCTAGCGAGCGTCCTACTTCGATGAGCAAAGTAGTACAGATGCTTGAAGGAGAAACTGAAGCCCTTCAAATGCCTCCAAAGCCTTTCATGTATCCACAAGACAAACCAGTGGTGGATGATGAAGACAATTCAGAAACAACATGGCCATCGTCAACACAATCTAATGAGGACTCTAAAGACTCAATAAGCTTAATTCAAAATGCTGACAATTAG
- the LOC18786464 gene encoding dr1-associated corepressor homolog produces the protein MRKKLDTRFPAARIKKIMQADEDVGKIALAVPVLVSKALELFLQDLCDRTYEITLQRGAKTMNAVHLKHCVQSYNVFDFLRDIVSRVPDYGHGHSDAAGEDRAISKRRKPPGDECIDSDEELKRSKMLEVNHGSSSGRGRGRGRGRGRGRGRASERETLHHETESEPCTSLQHATKPNPNPGMVVDDASESKEEMKENAVIPDESDPAVRNFDLNADVIENEDTKAAATAAQAATAAQASSTATQAAATASQAAATASQAAATAAPTSSAGPTSEIKHEEYPGWSLSDVDKMAIDPLQLAHLSGRIDEDEEDYDEEG, from the exons ATGAGGAAGAAGCTCGATACCCGTTTTCCTGCT GCTCGTATTAAAAAGATTATGCAAGCTGATGAGGATGTTGGGAAGATAGCATTAGCAGTGCCTGTTTTAGTTT CTAAAGCATTGGAGTTATTTTTGCAAGACCTTTGTGACCGTACCTATGAGATAACCCTCCAAAGAGGAGCTAAAACCATGAATGCAGTGCATCT AAAGCATTGTGTACAGAGCTATaatgtgtttgattttctgAGGGACATCGTCAGCAGGGTTCCTGACTATGGCCATGGTCATTCTGATGCAGCTGGCGAGGATCGagccatttcaaaacgaag GAAACCACCAGGTGATGAATGCATCGACAGTGATGAAGAGTTGAAGAGGAGCAAGATG CTTGAGGTTAACCATGGCAGCAGCAGCGGCAGAGGAAGAGGTCGGGGTCGAGGACGAGGCCGTGGACGTGGGCGGGCCAGTGAAAGAGAGACCCTGCACCATGAGACTGAATCTGAACCCTGCACATCTCTTCAGCACGCCACCAAACCTAATCCAAATCCTGGAATGGTGGTGGATGACGCTTCCGAGTCAAAGGAGGAAATGAAGGAAAATGCTGTTATCCCTGATGAGTCTGATCCTGCAGTTCGAAATTTTGATCTGAATGCCGATGTAATTGAGAATGAGGATACAAAAGCTGCAGCGACAGCAGCCCAAGCAGCGACAGCTGCCCAAGCTTCATCGACAGCTACCCAAGCTGCAGCAACAGCATCCCAAGCTGCAGCAACAGCATCCCAAGCTGCAGCAACAGCAGCCCCGACCTCGTCTGCTGGACCTACTTCTGAGATTAAACATGAAGAATATCCTGGGTGGTCTCTCTCTGATGTGGATAAAATGGCCATTGACCCTCTTCAACTTGCACATTTGAGCGGAAGGATAGACGAGGATGAGGAAGACTATGACGAAGAGGGCTAA